From Aquificota bacterium, one genomic window encodes:
- a CDS encoding hydrogenase 4 subunit F, translated as MLLMLLTPIITALACYILKGRSLTGYVSLVGAIFLSVFSAFPIVKAFNKPLEFWGFFYMDAFSVYIASLVVFLGLISSIYSIHYIDHEFHVGLINEEGIRIYYSLLHLFIFTMLLVVVSNNLALMWIAIEATTIVSAILIGLGYKKRPMAIEAAWKYIILCTVGLAFALLGIFITYYASTATGVSKGMLNWTELIQIAHMLNPLTMKLAFIFVLVGYGTKAGLAPLHNWLPDAHSEAPSPISALLSGILLNTAFYGIIRFIAIVEPSTGKAFVSNLLIIFGILSVGISALFILVQENYKRLLAYSSIEHMGIIALGIGIGGPIGIYGALLHILNHALAKPLMFLTAGRIQAYYGSTKIEKVRGVLSTFPLLGTLTFIGVLSLSGSPPFNLFISEFTILKAAALNGLWWVVALFLFFLVIVFYGMLSAFGRMLFGQGSAERSRSLEKVSVASDFVMVLMALLMVLLGFKVPDFLDSAIRSCIYTMGVK; from the coding sequence ATGCTTTTGATGCTACTAACTCCCATCATCACAGCTCTGGCCTGCTACATTCTAAAAGGTCGTAGTCTAACGGGCTATGTGAGCCTTGTAGGCGCCATTTTCCTTTCCGTGTTTTCAGCCTTTCCCATAGTCAAAGCCTTTAACAAACCTTTGGAGTTTTGGGGCTTTTTCTACATGGATGCCTTTTCGGTCTATATAGCCTCTCTTGTTGTCTTTCTTGGCCTTATATCTTCCATCTATTCCATCCACTACATAGACCATGAGTTCCATGTGGGCCTAATAAACGAAGAAGGTATAAGGATATACTACTCCTTACTCCATCTGTTTATCTTTACCATGCTTTTGGTAGTTGTATCAAATAACCTTGCTTTGATGTGGATAGCCATTGAGGCAACCACCATAGTCTCAGCCATACTTATAGGCCTTGGGTATAAGAAAAGACCCATGGCCATTGAGGCAGCGTGGAAATACATAATACTCTGCACGGTTGGCCTTGCCTTTGCTCTACTTGGAATATTCATAACTTACTATGCATCCACGGCCACTGGCGTATCCAAAGGCATGCTTAACTGGACAGAGCTTATACAGATCGCCCATATGCTAAATCCTCTAACCATGAAGCTTGCCTTTATATTTGTCCTTGTTGGCTATGGAACAAAGGCTGGCTTGGCTCCTCTTCACAACTGGCTTCCAGACGCCCACAGCGAAGCGCCAAGCCCCATAAGCGCACTACTCTCTGGAATACTTTTAAATACAGCCTTTTATGGCATTATAAGGTTTATAGCCATAGTTGAACCATCAACGGGTAAGGCCTTTGTAAGCAACCTACTTATAATCTTTGGCATTCTCTCCGTAGGCATATCTGCCCTCTTTATACTGGTGCAAGAGAACTACAAGAGGCTTCTTGCCTATAGCAGTATTGAGCATATGGGTATCATAGCCCTTGGCATAGGCATAGGTGGCCCTATAGGCATATACGGCGCCTTGCTACATATTCTAAACCATGCCCTTGCAAAGCCCCTTATGTTCTTGACGGCGGGTAGGATTCAGGCATACTATGGCTCCACAAAGATAGAAAAGGTAAGAGGGGTGCTTTCAACATTTCCATTGCTTGGGACTCTTACCTTTATAGGCGTGCTTTCGTTGTCTGGTAGCCCACCTTTCAACCTGTTTATAAGTGAGTTTACAATCTTGAAAGCAGCAGCTCTTAATGGCTTATGGTGGGTTGTGGCCTTATTTTTGTTCTTCCTTGTAATAGTGTTCTATGGAATGCTTTCTGCTTTTGGAAGGATGCTCTTCGGTCAAGGTTCGGCAGAGAGGTCAAGGAGCTTGGAAAAGGTAAGCGTGGCTTCCGATTTTGTTATGGTGCTTATGGCATTGCTTATGGTACTACTTGGCTTTAAGGTGCCAGACTTTTTAGACAGCGCCATAAGGTCCTGTATATATACCATGGGGGTAAAGTGA
- the murA gene encoding UDP-N-acetylglucosamine 1-carboxyvinyltransferase, translated as MINTTSYTSESLIIEGGCKLKGKVRISGSKNASLPIIMSTLLTNKSCHIEDVPDLLDVKNSLELLRLLGAEVVQSSTSLTVDASKVNSFIAPDHLVRKMRASVLAMGPLLARFKKAVVAMPGGCSIGVRAIDQHLKVFEKAGAHIKVQHGYIHLELKDIKPVEYTFEVVTVTGTENALMFLSMCEKRSILRNIAIEPEVMDLIEVLRKMGANIQVEGKTAIIRGSSELGGFTHRVIPDRIEAGTFLVAGFMTKGDIELENVRVDHLGSVIEKLKEAGACIEVCTTDRIRIYSKGNGIRPLSISTLEYPGFPTDMQAQFMSMCCLADGWSDITENIFENRFQHVAELKRMGADIHVKGRTAFVRGVEKLTGAEVFSTDLRASASLVLAGLVAEGETIVRDIYHLDRGYERLDEKLRNLGAVVERQTSYE; from the coding sequence ATGATAAACACCACATCATATACTTCTGAGAGTCTTATCATAGAAGGAGGTTGCAAGCTAAAGGGGAAGGTAAGAATCTCAGGCTCTAAAAACGCATCTTTACCCATAATTATGAGTACGCTGCTTACCAATAAGTCCTGTCATATAGAAGATGTACCAGACCTGCTGGATGTTAAAAACAGTTTGGAACTTTTGCGTTTGCTTGGTGCAGAAGTTGTACAAAGTTCTACTTCTCTCACTGTTGATGCATCAAAGGTAAACAGTTTTATCGCACCTGATCACTTAGTAAGGAAGATGAGAGCGTCTGTGCTTGCCATGGGACCCCTTTTGGCACGTTTCAAAAAGGCGGTGGTTGCAATGCCAGGTGGCTGTTCCATAGGCGTAAGAGCCATAGACCAACATCTGAAGGTCTTTGAGAAAGCAGGGGCACACATAAAGGTTCAGCACGGATACATCCACTTAGAACTAAAAGACATAAAACCCGTTGAGTATACCTTTGAAGTGGTCACTGTGACAGGCACAGAGAACGCTCTTATGTTTCTAAGCATGTGTGAAAAGAGGAGCATACTTAGGAACATAGCAATAGAGCCAGAAGTTATGGACTTGATAGAAGTTTTAAGAAAGATGGGAGCAAACATACAGGTGGAAGGTAAAACCGCCATAATTAGGGGCAGTTCTGAACTTGGAGGCTTTACTCATAGAGTTATACCCGACAGGATAGAGGCTGGTACTTTTCTAGTAGCGGGTTTTATGACTAAAGGGGATATAGAGCTTGAAAATGTTCGCGTTGATCATCTTGGTAGTGTCATAGAGAAGCTTAAAGAAGCAGGAGCATGCATAGAAGTGTGTACAACCGATAGAATAAGAATTTATTCAAAAGGAAATGGCATCAGGCCCCTTTCTATTTCTACTTTGGAGTATCCTGGTTTTCCAACAGATATGCAAGCCCAGTTTATGTCTATGTGCTGTTTGGCAGATGGTTGGTCAGATATAACGGAAAACATCTTTGAAAATAGGTTTCAGCATGTGGCAGAGCTAAAAAGGATGGGTGCGGACATACATGTAAAGGGTAGAACTGCTTTCGTAAGAGGTGTAGAAAAGCTCACGGGTGCAGAGGTTTTTTCTACGGATCTTCGGGCTTCTGCCAGTTTAGTGCTTGCTGGTCTTGTAGCAGAAGGAGAAACTATTGTAAGAGACATATACCATCTTGATAGAGGCTACGAAAGACTGGACGAAAAGCTAAGAAACCTTGGAGCGGTAGTTGAGAGGCAAACATCATATGAATGA
- a CDS encoding Gfo/Idh/MocA family oxidoreductase, with protein MNEYVLIVGLGNMGRKYLSKLEELGQKLVACDIDLQKATDKYPFYCHLGEVKEELKAVIVAIDPIAHVSVSENFLEKGIPVLLEKPPALSIKDFEKIYHYPNLYVSEVETFSSCLKFFPKKVENIQIERLGKGKGYISPLWDLAWHDLYLLQLFFEDIKIERLTVNKVWELHGRADDVPFSIRTAWQYPEPSRRWVINGGQVILDFAREEVRVGNKLIHREEKRDKLRLMLESFIKGDFDHKSRERAKKNLMLLEHTERLPATSF; from the coding sequence ATGAATGAGTATGTACTGATCGTAGGTCTTGGCAACATGGGCAGGAAGTATCTTTCCAAGTTGGAAGAGCTAGGACAAAAGCTTGTAGCTTGTGATATAGATTTGCAAAAGGCTACAGATAAGTACCCTTTTTACTGCCACTTGGGTGAAGTGAAAGAAGAGCTAAAGGCAGTCATAGTTGCCATAGATCCTATAGCGCATGTTAGCGTATCAGAAAACTTTTTAGAAAAGGGAATTCCCGTTCTTCTTGAAAAACCACCCGCTCTTAGCATTAAGGACTTTGAAAAAATATACCATTACCCTAATCTCTATGTGTCCGAGGTAGAAACCTTCTCTTCATGCTTGAAATTTTTTCCAAAAAAAGTGGAGAACATCCAGATAGAAAGGTTAGGAAAAGGAAAAGGCTACATATCTCCCTTGTGGGACCTTGCTTGGCACGACCTTTACTTACTTCAGCTGTTTTTTGAAGACATCAAGATAGAAAGGCTTACCGTCAACAAAGTGTGGGAACTTCACGGCAGAGCGGACGATGTACCTTTTTCTATAAGGACTGCATGGCAGTATCCAGAACCATCACGAAGGTGGGTCATAAATGGTGGTCAAGTAATACTTGATTTCGCAAGAGAAGAGGTACGGGTAGGTAATAAGCTCATTCATAGGGAAGAAAAAAGGGACAAGTTAAGACTAATGTTAGAGAGCTTTATAAAAGGGGACTTTGATCACAAAAGCAGAGAACGAGCTAAAAAGAACCTTATGCTTTTGGAACACACTGAGCGTCTTCCTGCAACATCTTTTTGA
- a CDS encoding sigma-54 dependent transcriptional regulator, translated as MKRLLYTTDPSLRVEGFQKVEELPEELEKAFVLVDIDTVGLSSLPDLKDGENIPVALTSKSIPGYTIKLVSLGFYDVLLKPIDEERLRRLLQKLDSSQKVQRIIYLHKREEEISGELCKELCSIVGNPEGKMKDVLLKVGKAASLDVPVLFFGETGVGKEVFAKALWKTSRRWNGPFVAINCSAVPSELLEAELFGYERGAFTGAISSKEGLIESAKGGILFLDEVGDLPLHLQPKLLRVLQEKKVRRLGSTKEIHCDFRLISATNKDLKRLVKEGKFREDLYYRISTAEIYIPPLRERKDDIPLLVDCILQNISRETGKRIIGYTEGFLKKVLSYNWPGNVRELENALTRAINSCTGAVLKEEDLDIITQDYENYSLEDTLRREVRRLIREGESNIYYTLMDKLSKTIVQEAFSLLKGNYSRTAKALGINRLTLKKMLQEDAQCVPKA; from the coding sequence ATGAAAAGACTACTGTACACCACAGACCCAAGCTTGAGAGTTGAAGGTTTTCAAAAAGTTGAGGAACTCCCAGAAGAATTGGAGAAGGCCTTTGTGCTTGTAGATATAGACACTGTAGGTCTTTCAAGCCTTCCAGACCTAAAAGATGGAGAAAACATACCGGTAGCACTTACCTCTAAAAGCATCCCGGGCTACACAATAAAGCTTGTAAGCCTTGGATTTTACGATGTTCTGCTCAAACCCATAGACGAGGAAAGGCTAAGAAGGCTACTTCAAAAGTTGGACAGTTCTCAGAAAGTTCAGAGGATCATATACCTTCACAAGCGAGAGGAAGAGATCTCTGGAGAGCTGTGTAAAGAGCTCTGTTCCATAGTGGGGAACCCTGAAGGTAAGATGAAAGATGTGCTTTTAAAGGTAGGTAAAGCTGCTTCTCTCGATGTTCCTGTGCTTTTCTTTGGTGAGACGGGTGTAGGAAAGGAGGTCTTTGCAAAGGCATTATGGAAGACATCCAGAAGGTGGAACGGACCTTTTGTTGCGATAAACTGTTCTGCAGTGCCTTCGGAACTACTTGAGGCAGAGCTTTTTGGATACGAAAGGGGAGCTTTCACGGGAGCCATATCAAGCAAAGAGGGGCTCATAGAGTCTGCAAAGGGTGGTATTCTCTTTTTGGACGAGGTAGGGGACTTACCTTTACACTTACAGCCTAAACTTTTAAGGGTATTGCAAGAAAAAAAAGTTAGAAGGCTTGGAAGCACCAAAGAGATACACTGCGATTTTAGATTGATAAGTGCCACCAACAAGGATCTTAAAAGGCTCGTAAAAGAGGGTAAATTCAGAGAAGACCTTTACTACAGGATAAGCACAGCAGAGATCTACATACCACCCCTTAGAGAGAGAAAGGATGACATACCGTTGCTGGTAGATTGTATATTACAGAACATCTCGCGGGAAACAGGTAAAAGAATAATAGGCTATACGGAGGGATTTTTAAAGAAAGTTTTATCTTACAACTGGCCAGGCAATGTGAGGGAGCTTGAAAACGCGCTTACAAGAGCTATAAACTCTTGCACCGGAGCGGTTCTAAAAGAAGAAGACCTTGATATCATAACCCAAGATTACGAAAATTACAGCCTTGAAGACACGCTAAGAAGAGAAGTTAGAAGGCTAATAAGAGAAGGAGAGAGCAACATATACTACACTCTTATGGATAAGCTTTCTAAAACCATTGTGCAGGAAGCTTTTTCTCTTTTGAAAGGAAACTATTCAAGGACAGCAAAGGCGCTTGGTATAAATAGGTTAACCCTCAAAAAGATGTTGCAGGAAGACGCTCAGTGTGTTCCAAAAGCATAA
- a CDS encoding phosphoadenylyl-sulfate reductase yields the protein MEREILEINPRERLKAEKHPLDILSELPEIIKKGYEETPEEDLVRLQWYGLYHDKPRVGHFLLRVKVPGGILSAKQVKVLGDIAYRFNDYAELTLRQDVQLHYIRLEDLPEVFERLKSVELFPVGACGDTVRNITTCPLCGVEKHELFDVVDNIYELEEFFHNPENREYFNLPRKFKITLSACPYHCNMPEMHDLAFVGTILEGTEGFAVWVGGGLSSTPRIARKLGIFVEKDKVLEVAKAVVDIWKEDPENRKSFVKARFKYMVDRLGVERIRGMLLERLSFLPAVLEQEPIPVKRYFHTGLGEQKQKGFYYLGIPVPAGRVKGSQLSKMAELMEKFNLSLRITQRQNLVLINIPEDKLETVKEEVRRLGFHLDVSETRAISVACTSDPFCNYSVGPSKEALLELLEYLEKELGRIENITIGVDGCPHACAHHWLNDIGLQATHLRHPDGSVETTYNLVLRGGYGKYAKVGKVIAKKVSLEKLKVYLKNLLLAFRNSEFEDFYSFVNSKSDEELISIMSAKALEDKKLVKISIFGPLSRFSGGLTEIEVSAPTVRSALEFLEKEFEGFRGKLFDEQGNLKPFVKVFLNEEDISYLKGLDSELKEGDHIMLYPALAGGSHTFDELELHELAIEFEDKPPQELISWAIENFHPKLYIAFSGQAEDMVLLDMAWRINPEVRVFMVDTGRLHEETYRLIQEIEERYNTKVEIYFPSAQEVEELVKRHGINCFYKSVELRHLCCHIRKVRPLLRALSQVDAWITGLRREQWASRQNIMKIEVDHDHGQIVKINPLADWSERQVWDYIKKNNLPYNKLYELGYRSIGCEPCTRPVAPYEDPRAGRWWWEKDAPKECGMHCSIETGGFEKIADKLIKEEKDGHKSS from the coding sequence ATGGAGAGAGAAATTTTGGAAATAAACCCAAGAGAGAGGTTAAAGGCGGAAAAACATCCTTTGGATATTCTTTCCGAGCTTCCTGAGATAATAAAGAAAGGATACGAAGAGACACCAGAAGAAGATCTTGTAAGGCTACAGTGGTATGGACTTTACCACGACAAGCCAAGAGTAGGGCACTTTCTCCTTAGGGTTAAGGTGCCAGGTGGTATTTTATCTGCAAAGCAGGTAAAGGTGTTAGGAGATATAGCTTATAGGTTCAACGACTATGCGGAGCTAACTTTAAGACAGGATGTACAGCTTCACTACATAAGGTTAGAAGACCTTCCGGAAGTTTTTGAGAGACTCAAAAGCGTGGAACTCTTTCCTGTAGGAGCTTGTGGGGATACCGTTAGGAATATTACCACATGCCCCCTCTGTGGCGTAGAAAAGCACGAGCTTTTTGATGTGGTGGATAATATCTACGAACTTGAGGAATTTTTTCATAACCCAGAAAATAGAGAGTACTTTAACTTACCCAGAAAGTTTAAAATAACCCTTTCCGCGTGTCCTTACCATTGCAATATGCCAGAAATGCACGACCTTGCTTTTGTGGGAACCATCTTAGAAGGCACTGAAGGTTTTGCAGTGTGGGTAGGAGGTGGTCTATCCTCCACACCCAGAATAGCGCGAAAGCTTGGCATCTTTGTGGAAAAGGATAAAGTACTTGAAGTAGCAAAAGCTGTAGTGGACATATGGAAGGAAGATCCGGAAAACAGAAAATCCTTTGTGAAGGCAAGATTCAAGTACATGGTGGACAGGCTGGGTGTTGAAAGGATAAGAGGGATGCTTTTAGAAAGACTCAGCTTTCTGCCAGCAGTCCTTGAACAAGAGCCAATACCAGTAAAAAGGTACTTCCACACGGGTTTGGGAGAACAGAAACAAAAAGGCTTTTACTACTTAGGAATACCTGTCCCAGCAGGAAGGGTAAAGGGAAGTCAGCTTTCAAAGATGGCTGAACTCATGGAAAAGTTTAACCTTTCCCTCAGGATCACTCAAAGACAGAACTTGGTGCTAATAAATATTCCAGAGGATAAGCTTGAGACGGTAAAGGAAGAAGTAAGAAGACTTGGCTTTCATCTTGATGTGAGCGAAACAAGAGCTATATCGGTTGCCTGTACCAGTGATCCTTTCTGCAATTACTCGGTAGGTCCTTCTAAGGAAGCACTTTTAGAACTTCTTGAATATCTTGAGAAAGAACTGGGAAGGATAGAGAATATAACCATAGGTGTTGACGGGTGCCCTCATGCCTGCGCTCACCATTGGCTAAACGATATAGGCTTGCAAGCAACACACCTTAGACATCCAGATGGTTCTGTAGAGACCACTTACAATTTAGTTCTTAGGGGAGGGTATGGAAAGTATGCAAAGGTAGGAAAAGTCATTGCCAAAAAAGTCTCACTTGAAAAGTTAAAGGTTTACTTAAAGAACCTTCTCCTTGCCTTTAGAAACTCGGAATTTGAAGATTTTTACTCTTTTGTAAACTCCAAAAGTGATGAAGAGCTCATCAGTATAATGTCCGCCAAAGCTCTGGAAGATAAGAAGCTTGTTAAGATAAGTATATTTGGTCCGTTAAGTCGTTTTTCTGGGGGGCTTACTGAGATTGAAGTGAGTGCTCCAACTGTACGTTCCGCTCTTGAATTTCTTGAGAAGGAGTTTGAAGGTTTTAGAGGGAAGCTTTTTGATGAACAGGGGAATCTAAAGCCTTTTGTGAAGGTTTTCCTTAACGAGGAGGACATATCTTATCTGAAGGGGCTTGATAGCGAGCTGAAAGAGGGTGATCATATCATGCTCTATCCCGCTCTCGCTGGAGGTTCTCACACTTTTGATGAACTTGAACTGCACGAGCTTGCTATAGAGTTTGAGGATAAACCTCCACAGGAACTTATCTCCTGGGCTATTGAAAACTTTCATCCTAAGCTTTATATAGCCTTCAGCGGTCAGGCGGAGGACATGGTGCTTTTGGACATGGCTTGGAGGATAAACCCAGAGGTTAGGGTTTTTATGGTGGATACAGGAAGATTACACGAAGAGACATACAGACTTATTCAGGAGATAGAAGAGAGGTATAACACAAAAGTGGAAATTTACTTTCCTTCAGCACAGGAAGTGGAAGAGCTGGTCAAAAGGCACGGGATCAACTGCTTTTACAAATCCGTTGAACTCAGACACCTGTGCTGTCATATAAGAAAGGTAAGACCCTTATTGAGAGCTCTTTCTCAGGTGGACGCTTGGATAACAGGACTTAGGAGAGAGCAATGGGCTAGCAGGCAGAATATTATGAAAATAGAGGTAGACCACGACCATGGGCAGATAGTGAAGATAAACCCCCTTGCAGACTGGAGCGAAAGGCAGGTATGGGACTACATAAAGAAAAACAACCTACCTTATAACAAGCTCTACGAGCTGGGATACAGAAGTATAGGGTGTGAACCTTGCACAAGGCCAGTGGCACCTTACGAGGACCCAAGGGCTGGCAGGTGGTGGTGGGAGAAGGACGCTCCAAAAGAATGTGGTATGCACTGCAGTATAGAGACAGGTGGTTTTGAAAAGATAGCGGACAAGCTGATAAAGGAGGAGAAAGATGGCCATAAGAGTTCTTGA
- a CDS encoding sulfite exporter TauE/SafE family protein, with protein MFEYAVFGFFIAFAIGLTGVGAGTLTAPLLILLGLDPAKAVGSALAFSTVVKFPAVFTHAVYKNLDYKTLLLMLVGGVPGTLLGSLLLKLFHDPLGLKKLLLLVIGITIIFSVLLNLLMIWKGKRFDLSRYKYLLPACCFLIGLEVGFTSAGAGALGMVLLLYFTKLSPARAVGVDIAFGLACSFVGGTSHFLQGHTDTGVFLPMSLGGLAGVLLGTHLARTLNPRPLRIVISLLLVAVAINLIQKGLR; from the coding sequence ATGTTTGAATACGCCGTGTTTGGCTTCTTCATAGCCTTTGCCATAGGATTAACTGGTGTAGGTGCTGGAACTCTTACTGCGCCTCTTCTCATCTTGCTTGGCTTAGATCCTGCAAAAGCAGTTGGTTCTGCCCTTGCCTTCTCTACAGTGGTGAAGTTTCCAGCGGTGTTTACTCATGCAGTTTACAAAAATTTGGATTATAAAACCCTTCTTCTTATGCTTGTGGGAGGAGTTCCTGGTACACTCTTGGGTTCTCTTCTTCTCAAACTGTTTCATGACCCCTTAGGATTAAAGAAGCTTCTTCTTTTAGTCATAGGTATCACCATAATATTTTCTGTCCTTTTAAATCTACTTATGATTTGGAAAGGTAAGAGGTTTGACTTAAGCAGGTATAAATACCTTTTACCTGCATGTTGCTTCTTAATAGGCCTTGAAGTTGGTTTTACATCTGCTGGTGCTGGAGCTTTAGGTATGGTATTGCTCTTATACTTTACAAAACTGAGTCCTGCAAGAGCGGTTGGTGTGGATATAGCCTTTGGTTTAGCCTGCTCCTTTGTAGGTGGTACCTCACACTTTTTACAAGGTCATACAGACACGGGAGTATTTCTTCCCATGTCCTTAGGTGGTCTCGCTGGAGTGTTGCTTGGGACTCATTTAGCAAGGACCTTAAATCCCAGGCCTCTAAGAATAGTTATATCACTGTTGCTTGTTGCAGTTGCCATAAACCTTATACAAAAGGGTTTGAGATGA
- the cobA gene encoding uroporphyrinogen-III C-methyltransferase: MGKVYIVGAGPGDVELLTLKAYKLIKSADAILYDRLINQEILFLAKPNCELLYVGKEDGKHTIEQEKINELLLRYAHTKDTVVRLKGGDPFVFGRGGEEALFLAQHGVEVEVVPGVSSAIAVPSYAGIPLTFRGISSSFAVITGHEDPRKEHSDIDWGSLKGINTLVFLMAVKNRQEIAKKLIEVGRDPKEPVAFIERGTTHEQRIVISSLLEVSQSPPEVNPPAVMVVGKVVKLREVLKKTLEEVLV, from the coding sequence ATGGGTAAAGTGTACATAGTAGGTGCAGGACCAGGAGATGTGGAACTTTTAACCCTAAAGGCGTACAAACTCATAAAATCTGCAGATGCCATACTTTATGACAGACTCATAAACCAAGAGATACTGTTCCTTGCAAAGCCTAACTGCGAACTTCTGTATGTAGGCAAAGAGGACGGAAAGCACACCATAGAGCAAGAAAAGATAAACGAGCTTTTGCTCAGATACGCCCACACAAAGGATACAGTGGTTAGACTAAAAGGAGGAGACCCCTTTGTCTTTGGAAGAGGAGGGGAAGAAGCCCTCTTTTTAGCACAGCATGGTGTAGAGGTGGAGGTAGTGCCCGGAGTTAGCTCTGCCATAGCGGTACCATCCTACGCAGGCATACCCTTGACCTTCAGAGGCATATCCTCTTCCTTTGCAGTCATCACAGGACACGAAGACCCAAGAAAAGAACACTCAGACATAGATTGGGGAAGTTTGAAAGGCATAAACACCCTTGTCTTTCTGATGGCAGTAAAGAACAGGCAGGAGATAGCCAAAAAGCTCATAGAGGTAGGGAGGGACCCAAAAGAACCTGTAGCCTTTATAGAGAGAGGTACTACCCACGAGCAGAGGATTGTAATAAGCAGTCTTTTGGAAGTTTCCCAAAGTCCTCCAGAAGTTAATCCGCCTGCAGTTATGGTGGTGGGCAAGGTGGTAAAGCTTAGAGAAGTACTTAAAAAAACCCTTGAGGAGGTTTTGGTATGA